One segment of Setaria viridis chromosome 4, Setaria_viridis_v4.0, whole genome shotgun sequence DNA contains the following:
- the LOC117851230 gene encoding tyrosine-sulfated glycopeptide receptor 1, which translates to MRPLNLPCCSSSSSKLPVPSFGLAFVLLLSTASFVSSCTEQEKSSLIDFRDGLSLEGNGGLNNSWINGTDCCQWDGITCTNSVVTEIMLASKGLQGKISPSLGNLTGLLHLNLSRNSLYGSLPATLLFSSSIIILDVSFNHLSGPLLEQRSSNPGLPLQVLNISSNFFTGQLPSTTLEVMKNLVALNASNNSLMGPMPSSICNNAPSFAMLDICLNEFSGTISSEFGNCSMLKVLKAGQNTLTGVLPHELFNATSLEQLSFPNNDLQGILDASNLVKLANLIILDLGSNGLRGNMPDSIGQLRRLEELHLDNNLMSGELPLALGNCTRLKYITLRNNSFRGDLSTVNFAQLDLRIADFSINKFTGTIPESIYACSNLIALRLAYNNFFGQFSPRIGNLRSLSFLSIANNSFTNITDALQKLKSCKNLTSLLIGTNFKGEIIPQDEAIDGFENLQVLTIDACPLVGKIPVWLSKLTKLEILDLSINQLTGSIPSWINGLKFLFFLDISSNKLTGDIPTTLMEMPMLQSEKNAAKLDPKLLELPVYWTQSRQYRVLNAFPSALNLCNNRFTGIIPREIGHLKMLLVLNFSSNSLSGKIPWQISNLTSLQALDLSNNQLTGELPSALSDLHFLSWFIVSNNELEGPIPTGAQFDTFTNSSYGGNPNLCGTVLSVHCISASRHQYSISREHKLHRAIIFGFVSGGLAALALLACFLIAKLVYDDHTENLVLLQRR; encoded by the coding sequence ATGCGGCCACTGAATTTGCcatgctgcagcagcagctcctcaaAACTACCCGTGCCTTCCTTTGGCCTTGCCTTCGTCCTCCTGCTCTCCACGGCCTCCTTCGTCAGCTCCTGCACAGAGCAAGAGAAGAGCTCCCTCATTGACTTCCGAGATGGACTCTCGTTGGAGGGCAATGGCGGCCTCAACAACTCATGGATTAATGGCACAGACTGCTGCCAGTGGGATGGAATCACGTGCACCAACAGCGTTGTCACGGAGATCATGCTTGCTTCTAAAGGCCTCCAAGGGAAGATCTCACCGTCTCTTGGCAATCTCACCGGACTGCTGCACCTCAACCTCTCCCGCAATTCACTCTACGGCAGTCTACCAGCAACTTTGTTGTTCTCCAGCAGTATAATCATCCTGGATGTCAGCTTCAACCACCTATCTGGTCCTCTGCTAGAGCAGAGATCCTCAAATCCTGGCCTTCCTCTCCAGGTACTGAATATCTCGAGCAACTTCTTTACAGGGCAGTTGCCATCCACAACACTGGAAGTGATGAAGAATCTGGTTGCTCTTAATGCAAGCAACAATAGTCTTATGGGACCGATGCCATCTTCTATTTGCAACAACGCCCCATCATTTGCCATGCTTGACATTTGTTTAAATGAATTCAGTGGTACTATTTCCTCAGAGTTTGGCAATTGCTCCATGTTAAAAGTACTCAAGGCTGGTCAAAACACCCTTACAGGGGTTCTACCTCATGAACTTTTCAATGCTACCTCATTGGAGCAGCTCTCTTTTCCAAACAATGACTTGCAAGGGATTCTTGATGCATCCAACCTAGTCAAGCTCGCCAATCTGATCATCCTTGATCTTGGATCAAATGGGCTCCGTGGCAATATGCCAGATTCTATTGGGCAGCTGAGAAGATTGGAAGAGCTCCACTTAGACAACAACCTGATGTCTGGAGAGCTACCATTGGCCCTAGGTAACTGCACAAGGCTCAAGTACATCACCCTCAGAAATAACAGTTTTAGGGGAGATCTTAGCACAGTTAACTTTGCCCAGTTGGATCTGAGAATTGCAGATTTTTCAATCAACAAATTCACTGGTACAATTCCAGAAAGCATCTATGCATGTAGCAATCTAATTGCATTGCGGCTGGCctacaataatttttttgggCAATTCTCACCAAGAATAGGCAATCTCAGGTCGCTGTCCTTCCTTTCAATTGCCAATAACTCATTTACAAATATCACAGATGCACTTCAGAAGCTCAAGAGCTGCAAGAATCTCACCTCCCTGCTCATTGGAACCAACTTCAAAGGTGAAATCATACCGCAAGATGAAGCAATTGATGGTTTTGAGAATCTTCAGGTTCTGACCATAGATGCATGCCCATTAGTAGGGAAAATCCCTGTTTGGCTATCAAAGCTCACAAAGTTGGAGATACTAGACCTATCAATTAATCAACTTACTGGATCAATACCATCCTGGATTAATGGACTGAAATTTCTCTTCTTCCTGGACATATCAAGCAACAAGCTAACAGGGGATATCCCAACCACATTGATGGAGATGCCAATGCTACAATCAGAGAAGAATGCTGCCAAGTTGGACCCAAAGCTCCTTGAGTTACCTGTATATTGGACACAATCACGTCAATACCGTGTGCTCAATGCTTTCCCCAGTGCATTAAATCTATGCAACAATAGATTCACAGGCATCATTCCCCGAGAGATTGGTCATCTGAAAATGCTCCTTGTCCTCAATTTCAGCTCCAACAGCTTATCTGGAAAAATACCATGGCAAATCAGCAACCTCACAAGCCTGCAAGCGCTAGACCTGTCAAACAACCAGCTCACAGGTGAACTCCCATCCGCATTGAGTGACCTACACTTCCTTTCTTGGTTCATTGTGTCTAATAATGAACTGGAAGGGCCAATTCCAACTGGAGCACAGTTCGATACATTTACCAATTCTAGCTACGGTGGGAATCCTAATCTGTGTGGCACTGTACTCAGCGTCCACTGCATCTCCGCATCAAGACACCAATACTCCATCTCACGAGAACACAAGTTGCATCGTGCAATTATCTTTGGATTTGTTTCCGGAGGACTTGCTGCTCTTGCATTGCTGGCATGCTTCCTGATTGCAAAATTGGTATATGATGATCACACTGAGAACCTAGTTCTCCTTCAGAGGCGGTAG
- the LOC117851517 gene encoding tyrosine-sulfated glycopeptide receptor 1, whose product MAVWQRPMQLSRQIIVSGVIVLFLLLCVYDRAGACTAEEREALLSFLAELSPPPGDGIAASWRGSVDCCTWDGVSCGGDGAVARLWLPRRGLGGTISPSVANLTALTHLNLSGNSLDGVFPSALLSLPSAAVVDVSYNRLSGSLPDLSPSPPAGAAGRSLPLQVLDVSSNILAGQFPSVFWDNTPSLVSLNASNNSLEGSIPSLCVSCPLLAVLDLSVNAFGGGIPPGFANCSQLRVLNVGRNNLTGELPDDIFDVKPLQRLLLPSNKIQGTLDPERIAKLSNLVALDLGYNRFTGQLPESISQLPKLEELRLGKNNLTGTLPPALSNWTSLRCLDLRSNSFVGDLDDVDFSGLGNLTIFDMASNNFTGTMPPSIYSCKSLKALRVGNNQMGGQVAPEIGGLRQLQFLSLTINSFTNISGMFWNLRGCDNLTALLVSYNFYGEALPDAGWVGDHVRNLRLLVMKNCELTGQIPTWLSKLQDLNILNLAENRLTGPIPSWIGGFKKLYYVDLSGNQLSGEVPPSLTELPLLTSEQAMADFKPGHMPLTFTLTPNNGAASRQGRGYYQMSGVATTLNFSNNLLTGTIPREIGRLVTLQVLDLSRNNLSGGIPPELSNLARLQVLILRRNRLTGPIPPALNQLNFLAVFSVSYNDLEGAIPTGGQFDAFPPGSFRNNPKLCGPAIGVPCAGLIAAGKSSSSKLVSKRILVAIVLAVCFGVVALVFFMGCVVIAVRRARSKGSVGDGGKFAEASLFDSMTELDGDSKDTILFMSEDAGGGDTARRVTFLDILKATNNFSQASIIGTGGYGLVYLAELVDGTRLAVKRLNGDLCLVEREFRAEVEALSSAAAHHENLVPLRGFCIRGALRLLLYPYMANGSLHDWLHDRPGGGEQLRWCDRLRIARGASRGVLHIHEHCTPRIVHRDIKSSNILLDADHEARVADFGLARLILPGATHVTTELVGTPGYIPPEYGQEWVATRRGDVYSFGVVLLELLTGRRPVEVLPARRQRWELVGWVAQMRAMGRREEVLDHRLRGNGDEAQMLYVLDLACLCVDAAPFSRPAIQEVVSWLENVDTIVKTSEDVKD is encoded by the coding sequence ATGGCGGTTTGGCAGCGGCCGATGCAACTGAGCCGCCAGATCATCGTCTCGGGGGTGATAGTACTATTCTTGCTGCTGTGTGTTTATGATCGCGCCGGCGCGTGcacggcggaggagagggaggcgttGCTGTCCTTCCTCGCCgagctctcgccgccgcccggcgacgGGATCGCCGCCTCGTGGCGAGGGTCGGTGGACTGTTGCACGTGGGACGGCGTGAgctgcggcggcgatggcgcggtCGCGCGCCTCTGGCTGCCGCGCCGTGGGCTCGGCGGGACGATCTCGCCGTCCGTCGCCAACCTCACCGCGCTCACGCACCTCAACCTCTCCGGCAACAGCCTCGACGGCGTGTTCCCGTCGGCGTTGCTGTCGCTGCcgagcgccgccgtcgtcgacgtCAGCTACAACCGCCTCTCCGGCTCGTTGCCGGacctgtcgccgtcgccgcccgcgggGGCCGCCGGCCGTTCGCTTCCGCTGCAGGTGCTCGACGTGTCGAGCAATATCTTGGCAGGGCAGTTCCCGTCGGTGTTCTGGGACAACACGCCGAGCCTCGTCTCCCTCAACGCCAGCAACAACAGCCTGGAAGGTTCGATCCCATCCTTATGCGTGAGCTGCCCGTTGCTCGCCGTCCTTGACCTCTCCGTGAACGCGTTCGGCGGAGGCATCCCGCCGGGGTTCGCCAACTGTTCGCAGCTGCGCGTCCTCAACGTCGGCcgcaacaacctcaccggcgagctCCCCGACGACATCTTCGACGTGAAGCCGCTGCAGCGGCTGCTGCTCCCGTCGAACAAGATTCAAGGCACGCTCGATCCCGAGCGCATCGCCAAGCTGAGCAACCTCGTCGCTCTCGACCTCGGCTACAACAGGTTCACCGGACAGTTGCCGGAGTCCATCAGCCAGCTGCCGAAGCTGGAGGAGCTCCGGCTCGGGAAAAACAACCTGACCGGAACGCTCCCGCCGGCGCTCAGCAACTGGACCAGCCTCCGGTGCCTGGACCTCCGGTCGAACAGCTTCGTCGGCGACCTCGATGACGTCGATTTCTCCGGCCTGGGCAACCTCACCATCTTTGATATGGCCTCCAACAACTTCACCGGCACCATGCCGCCGAGCATCTACTCCTGCAAGTCGCTGAAGGCGCTCCGCGTCGGCAACAACCAGATGGGCGGGCAGGTCGCGCCGGAGATCGGCGGCCTGCGCCAGCTCCAGTTCCTGTCGCTGACCATCAACTCCTTCACCAACATCAGCGGCATGTTCTGGAACCTCCGGGGATGCGACAACCTCACCGCGCTGCTCGTGTCGTACAACTTCTACGGCGAGGCCCTGCCGGACGCCGGCTGGGTCGGCGACCATGTCAGGAACCTCCGGCTGCTGGTGATGAAGAACTGCGAGCTGACGGGGCAGATACCGACGTGGCTGTCGAAGCTGCAGGACCTCAACATCCTGAACCTCGCCGAGAACCGCCTCACCGGCCCGATCCCGAGCTGGATCGGCGGCTTCAAGAAGCTCTACTACGTGGACCTGTCAGGCAACCAGCTCTCCGGCGAGGTCCCGCCGTCGCTGACGGAGCTGCCGCTGCTGACGTCGGAGCAGGCCATGGCGGATTTCAAGCCGGGCCACATGCCGCTCACGTTCACCCTGACGCCGAACAACGGCGCGGCGAGCCGGCAAGGCCGCGGGTACTACCAGATGTCCGGCGTCGCCACGACGCTGAACTTCAGCAACAACCTCCTCACCGGCACGATCCCCCGCGAGATCGGGCGGCTGGTGACGCTCCAGGTGCTCGATCTTAGCAGAAACAACCTCTCCGGCGGGATCCCGCCGGAGCTCAGCAATCTCGCCAGGCTGCAGGTCCTGATCCTGCGCCGGAACCGCCTGACGGGGCCCATCCCGCCGGCGCTCAACCAGCTCAACTTCCTGGCCGTGTTCAGCGTCTCGTACAACGACCTCGAGGGGGCCATCCCGACGGGCGGGCAGTTCGACGCGTTCCCGCCGGGGAGCTTCAGGAACAACCCCAAGCTCTGCGGCCCGGCGATCGGCGTCCCGTGTGCCGGACTCATCGCCGCCGGCAAGTCCTCGTCGTCCAAACTAGTCAGCAAGAGGATCCTCGTGGCCATCGTTCTTGCAGTTTGCTTCGGCGTGGTCGCGCTCGTCTTCTTCATGGGATGCGTGGTGATCGCAGTCAGGAGGGCCAGGTCGAAGGGATcggtcggcgacggcgggaaGTTCGCGGAGGCGTCCCTGTTCGACTCCATGACGGAGCTCGACGGCGACTCCAAGGACACGATCCTGTTCATGTCGgaggatgccggcggcggcgacacggcgAGGCGCGTCACGTTCCTGGACATCCTCAAGGCGACCAACAACTTCAGCCAGGCGAGCATCATCGGGACCGGCGGCTACGGGCTCGTGTACCTCGCCGAGCTCGTCGACGGCACGAGGCTCGCCGTGAAGAGGCTCAACGGCGACCTGTGCCTGGTGGAGCGCGAGTTccgggcggaggtggaggcgctctcctccgcggcggcgcaccACGAGAACCTCGTCCCGCTCCGTGGCTTCTGCATCCGCGGCGCGCTCCGCCTCCTGCTCTACCCGTACATGGCGAACGGCAGCCTCCACGACTGGCTCCACGAccgtcccggcggcggcgagcagctccGGTGGTGCGACCGGCTCCGGATCGCGCGCGGAGCTAGCCGCGGCGTGCTCCACATCCACGAGCACTGCACGCCGCGGATCGTGCACCGGGACATCAAGTCCAGCAACATCCTCCTGGACGCGGACCACGAGGCCCGCGTGGCGGACTTTGGGCTCGCCAGGCTCATCCTCCCCGGCGCCACCCACGTGACGACGGAGTTGGTGGGGACGCCGGGGTACATCCCGCCGGAGTACGGGCAGGAGTGGGTGGCGACGCGGCGGGgggacgtgtacagcttcggcgtcgtgctgctggagctgctcacggggaggcggccggtggaggtgctgccggcgcggcggcagcggtgggagCTCGTCGGGTGGGTGGCGCAGATGAGGGCGATGGGGAGGCGGGAGGAGGTGCTGGACCACAGGCTGAGGGGGAACGGCGACGAGGCGCAGATGCTCTACGTGCTCGATTTGGCCTGCCTGTGCGTCGACGCCGCGCCGTTCAGCCGGCCGGCGATCCAGGAGGTGGTCAGCTGGCTCGAGAACGTGGACACCATCGTCAAAACATCCGAGGATGTAAAAGACTAG
- the LOC117852596 gene encoding tyrosine-sulfated glycopeptide receptor 1, with protein sequence MRPLNLPCCSSSSSKLPVPSFGLAFVLLLSTASFVSSCTEQERSSLIDFRDGLSLEGNGGLNNSWINGTDCCQWDGITCTNSVVTEIMLASKGLQGKISPSLGNLTGLLHLNLSRNSLYGSLPANLLFSSSIIILDVSFNHLSGPLLEQRSSNPGLPLQVLNISSNFFTGQLPSTTLEVMKNLVALNASNNSLMGPMPSSICNNAPSLAMLDICLNEFSGTISSEFGNCSMLKVLKAGHNNLTGVLPHELFNATSLEQLSFPNNDLQGILDASNLVKLANLIILDLGSNGLRGNIPDSIGQLRRLEELHLDNNLMSGELPLALGNCTRLKYITLRNNSFRGDLSTVNFAQLDLRIADFSINKFTGTIPESIYACSNLIALRLAYNNFIGQFSPRIGNLRSLSFLSITNNSFTNITDALQKLKSCKNLTSLLIGTNFKGETIPQDEAIDGFENLQVLTIDACPLVGKIPVWLSKLTKLEILDLSINQLTGSIPSWINGLKFLFFLDISSNKLTGDIPTTLMEMPMLQSEKNAAKLDPKLLELPVYWTQSRQYRVLNAFPSVLNLCNNRFTGIIPREIGHLKMLDVLNFSTNSFSGEIPQEICNLTNLQTLDLSNNQFTGPIPSALSNLHFLSWFNVSNNELEGPVPTGGQFNTFTNSSYSGNSKLCGSMLSTHCNSVQAPPASMRRKHNKGIVALALCVFFGGLAILFLLGRLILSIRRTKSADRNKGSNSRDIEATSFNSVSDHLCDGIKGSILVMVPRGKGESNKLTFSDILNATNNFDQQNIIGCGGNGLVYRAELPCGSKLAIKKLNGEMCLMEREFKAEVEALSMAQHENLVPLWGYCIQGSSRLLIYSFMENGSLDDWLHNKDDPNSFLDWPTRLKIAQGAGRGLSYIHNTCKPHIIHRDVKSSNILLDREFNAYVADFGLARLILPYDTHVTTELVGTLGYIPPEYGQAWVATLRGDIYSFGVVLLELLTGKRPVQVLTKSKELVQWVREIRSQGKDVEVLDPALRGRGHDDQMLNVLEVACKCINHNPCLRPTIQEVVSCLDSVDVNLQVQT encoded by the coding sequence ATGCGGCCACTGAATTTGCCATGCTGCAGCAGTAGCTCCTCAAAACTACCCGTGCCTTCCTTTGGCCTTGCCTTCGTCCTCCTGCTCTCCACAGCCTCCTTCGTCAGCTCCTGCACGGAGCAAGAGAGGAGCTCCCTCATTGACTTCCGAGATGGGCTCTCGTTGGAGGGCAATGGCGGCCTCAACAACTCATGGATCAACGGCACAGACTGCTGCCAGTGGGATGGAATCACCTGCACCAACAGCGTGGTCACGGAGATCATGCTTGCTTCTAAGGGCCTCCAAGGGAAGATCTCACCGTCCCTTGGCAATCTCACCGGACTGCTGCACCTCAACCTCTCCCGCAATTCACTCTACGGCAGTCTACCAGCGAATTTGTTGTTCTCCAGCAGTATAATCATCCTGGATGTCAGCTTCAACCACCTATCTGGTCCTCTGCTAGAGCAGAGATCCTCAAATCCTGGCCTTCCTCTCCAGGTACTGAATATCTCGAGCAACTTCTTTACAGGGCAGTTGCCATCCACAACACTGGAAGTGATGAAGAATTTGGTTGCTCTTAATGCAAGCAACAATAGTCTTATGGGACCAATGCCATCATCTATTTGCAACAACGCCCCATCACTTGCCATGCTTGACATTTGTTTAAATGAATTCAGTGGTACTATTTCCTCAGAGTTTGGCAATTGCTCTATGTTAAAAGTACTCAAGGCTGGTCACAACAACCTTACAGGGGTTCTACCTCATGAACTTTTTAATGCTACCTCATTGGAGCAGCTCTCTTTTCCAAACAATGACTTACAAGGGATTCTTGATGCATCCAACCTAGTCAAGCTCGCCAATCTGATCATCCTTGATCTTGGATCAAATGGGCTCCGTGGCAATATACCAGATTCTATTGGGCAGCTGAGAAGATTGGAAGAGCTCCACTTAGACAACAACCTGATGTCTGGAGAGCTACCATTGGCCCTAGGTAACTGCACAAGGCTCAAGTACATCACCCTCAGAAATAACAGTTTTAGGGGAGATCTTAGCACAGTTAACTTTGCCCAGTTGGATCTGAGAATTGCAGATTTTTCGATCAACAAATTCACTGGTACAATTCCAGAAAGCATCTATGCATGTAGCAACCTAATTGCACTGCGGTTGGCCTACAATAATTTTATTGGGCAATTCTCACCAAGAATAGGCAATCTCAGGtccctctccttcctttctATTACGAATAACTCATTTACAAATATCACAGATGCACTTCAGAAGCTCAAGAGCTGCAAGAATCTCACCTCCCTGCTCATTGGAACCAACTTCAAAGGTGAAACCATACCGCAAGATGAAGCAATTGATGGTTTTGAGAATCTTCAGGTTCTGACCATAGATGCATGCCCATTAGTAGGGAAAATCCCTGTTTGGCTATCAAAGCTCACAAAGTTGGAGATACTAGACCTATCAATTAATCAACTTACTGGATCAATACCATCCTGGATTAATGGACTGAAATTTCTCTTCTTCCTGGACATATCAAGCAACAAGCTAACAGGGGATATCCCAACCACATTGATGGAGATGCCAATGCTACAATCAGAGAAGAATGCTGCCAAGTTGGACCCAAAGCTCCTTGAGTTACCTGTATATTGGACACAATCACGTCAATACCGTGTGCTCAATGCTTTCCCCAGTGTATTAAACCTATGCAACAATAGATTCACAGGCATCATTCCCCGAGAGATTGGTCATCTGAAAATGCTCGATGTCCTCAATTTCAGCACCAACAGCTTTTCTGGAGAAATACCACAAGAAATTTGCAACCTCACAAACTTGCAAACGCTAGACTTGTCAAATAACCAGTTCACAGGTCCAATCCCATCTGCGTTGAGTAATCTGCACTTCCTTTCttggttcaatgtgtctaacaACGAATTAGAAGGTCCAGTTCCAACTGGTGGACAGTTTAACACATTTACAAATTCTAGCTACAGTGGGAATTCCAAGCTATGCGGCTCTATGCTCAGCACCCATTGTAACTCAGTTCAAGCGCCTCCAGCCTCCATGAGAAGGAAGCACAATAAGGGCATTGTTGCGCTTGCCTTATGCGTGTTCTTTGGAGGGCTTGCCATCCTTTTCCTGCTGGGACGTCTTATTTTGTCCATCAGAAGAACAAAATCTGCTGACAGGAACAAGGGTAGCAACAGCAGGGACATTGAAGCAACTTCATTCAACTCTGTTTCAGATCACCTGTGTGACGGGataaagggaagcattttggtGATGGTACCTCGAGGCAAGGGAGAATCAAACAAGCTCACATTCAGTGATATCTTAAATGCCACAAATAATTTTGATCAGCAGAACATTATCGGCTGTGGAGGTAATGGTCTAGTCTATAGGGCTGAGCTGCCCTGTGGATCCAAGCTTGCGATCAAGAAACTCAATGGTGAAATGTGTCTGATGGAAAGAGAATTCAAAGCAGAGGTTGAAGCACTCTCCATGGCACAGCATGAGAATCTTGTGCCACTATGGGGTTACTGCATCCAGGGAAGCTCAAGGCTCCTCATATATTCTTTCATGGAGAATGGGAGCCTAGATGATTGGCTTCACAACAAGGATGACCCCAACTCATTTCTCGATTGGCCAACAAGACTCAAGATTGCACAGGGAGCAGGCCGCGGCCTTTCTTATATCCACAACACCTGCAAGCCTCACATTATTCACCGTGACGTCAAATCCAGCAACATCTTACTTGACAGAGAATTCAATGCTTATGTTGCTGATTTTGGCCTCGCCAGATTGATCCTTCCTTATGACACACATGTCACGACTGAGCTCGTAGGCACTCTTGGTTACATTCCACCTGAGTATGGGCAGGCATGGGTGGCCACGCTGAGAGGTGATATATACAGTTTTGGAGTGGTCTTGCTTGAGCTGCTCACAGGGAAGAGGCCTGTCCAGGTCTTGACCAAGTCAAAGGAACTTGTCCAATGGGTAAGGGAGATACGGTCTCAGGGAAAGGATGTTGAGGTCTTGGATCCTGCACTTAGAGGAAGAGGACATGATGACCAAATGCTGAATGTGCTTGAAGTAGCATGCAAGTGTATCAATCACAATCCTTGCCTGAGGCCAACCATCCAAGAGGTTGTGTCCTGCCTGGACAGTGTAGATGTGAACCTGCAGGTGCAGACGTAG